A window of Cohnella herbarum contains these coding sequences:
- a CDS encoding IS256 family transposase: MTTISENAYDNLLENAVKKLLQEKLELLMREEIKNYMLNEQQDQRNSRNGHYKRTFQTRYGTINELQVPRDRKGTFQTRLFQPYQRREGWLEEAIIHMYKGGMSTREVAKFIESMFGTQYSPTTISNITQTVMEDIEQWQKRPLEKRYSVIYLDGLYVKLKRNTVSSEAVYLVMGIDEKGIRQILGFYVGGQESSNVWKEVLIDLKNRGATEVLVGVFDGLPGLEEAFRAVYPQADVQHCIVHKVRSTFPKIRVNDKTEFLEDLKGVYTAFDGDVALAVFDGFKAKWSKQYPKEVKSWEEQLPTLLTFYKFPALTRPAIYTSNPIERTNKELRKRLKPMNSLTNIEAAEKIIYLQSLDYNEKWCGRAIRGFVDPDTKAAFEKMYTEKYSRQKT, from the coding sequence ATGACTACTATATCCGAAAATGCGTACGACAATCTACTTGAAAATGCTGTAAAAAAGCTGTTGCAGGAGAAGCTAGAACTGCTCATGCGTGAAGAAATTAAGAACTACATGCTTAACGAGCAACAGGATCAGCGAAACAGTCGTAATGGTCACTACAAGCGTACGTTCCAAACCCGTTACGGAACCATAAACGAACTCCAAGTTCCTCGCGACCGTAAAGGCACTTTTCAAACGCGTTTGTTCCAACCCTACCAACGTAGGGAAGGCTGGTTGGAAGAGGCCATCATTCATATGTACAAAGGCGGAATGAGCACACGCGAAGTTGCCAAGTTCATCGAGAGCATGTTCGGTACTCAGTACTCTCCGACCACCATCAGTAACATTACACAGACGGTTATGGAAGACATCGAACAGTGGCAGAAGCGCCCGTTAGAGAAACGCTACTCCGTTATCTATTTGGACGGGCTCTATGTTAAGCTCAAACGTAATACAGTCAGTAGCGAGGCTGTTTACTTGGTCATGGGTATCGACGAGAAAGGGATACGTCAAATTCTAGGATTTTACGTCGGTGGCCAAGAGAGTTCTAACGTTTGGAAAGAGGTCTTAATTGACTTAAAGAACCGCGGAGCAACCGAAGTGCTAGTTGGCGTTTTTGACGGGCTACCTGGACTTGAGGAAGCTTTTCGAGCAGTGTATCCTCAGGCCGATGTGCAGCATTGTATCGTCCATAAAGTGAGAAGTACCTTTCCAAAAATTCGAGTCAACGATAAAACCGAGTTTCTCGAAGATTTGAAGGGTGTATACACGGCATTTGATGGCGATGTAGCTTTGGCGGTCTTCGATGGGTTCAAAGCCAAATGGAGCAAGCAATATCCGAAGGAAGTGAAGTCGTGGGAGGAACAACTCCCGACATTACTGACCTTCTACAAGTTCCCAGCACTCACACGACCTGCGATTTACACTTCGAACCCCATTGAACGGACGAACAAAGAGTTACGCAAGCGCCTGAAGCCAATGAATAGTCTAACTAACATTGAAGCAGCAGAGAAAATCATCTACCTCCAATCCCTAGACTACAATGAGAAATGGTGCGGAAGAGCAATTCGAGGCTTTGTAGACCCGGACACCAAAGCAGCATTTGAGAAGATGTACACTGAGAAATATTCAAGACAAAAGACTTAA
- the fdhD gene encoding formate dehydrogenase accessory sulfurtransferase FdhD gives MEHQLNVKWRTIKFSGEQSVDTDEDIAAEFPLTIRLDGEEFATIVCSPSDLTDLVVGFLASEGVIRTMDDIKRMSLDEDRGFAYVDLHRPQSTAKELHSKRIIGSCCGKSRQFYYHNDARTAKTIVGGASIAAERCFELMGRMQAGSACFHQTGGVHNAALFDEEGDMVVRTDIGRHNALDKLFGHCLRHRVPAKSRIIAFSGRLSSEVVLKAAKIGCPILLSKSAPTDLALRLGVDLGLTCVGFIRANSMNVYTHPERIIRQ, from the coding sequence ATGGAACATCAGCTTAACGTAAAATGGCGAACGATCAAATTCAGCGGCGAGCAATCCGTTGATACGGACGAGGACATCGCGGCCGAATTCCCGCTAACGATCCGGCTAGACGGGGAAGAATTCGCTACGATCGTATGCTCTCCTAGCGATCTGACCGATCTCGTCGTCGGATTCTTGGCTTCCGAGGGCGTTATCCGCACGATGGACGACATCAAACGGATGTCGCTCGACGAGGATCGCGGATTCGCGTACGTCGACTTGCATCGCCCGCAATCGACCGCGAAGGAGCTCCATTCCAAGCGGATCATCGGCTCCTGTTGCGGCAAGAGCCGCCAGTTCTACTACCACAACGACGCCCGGACGGCCAAGACGATCGTCGGAGGAGCATCGATTGCGGCGGAGCGGTGCTTCGAGTTGATGGGGCGGATGCAAGCCGGCTCCGCCTGCTTCCATCAAACGGGCGGCGTCCATAACGCGGCGCTCTTCGACGAGGAGGGCGACATGGTCGTCCGCACGGACATCGGCAGGCATAACGCGCTCGACAAGTTGTTCGGCCATTGCCTCCGCCACCGCGTTCCGGCGAAAAGCCGCATCATCGCCTTCAGCGGACGGCTCTCCTCCGAAGTCGTGCTGAAAGCCGCCAAGATCGGCTGCCCGATCCTGCTCTCCAAATCGGCTCCGACCGATCTCGCGCTCCGTCTGGGCGTCGACCTCGGCCTCACCTGCGTCGGCTTCATCCGCGCGAATTCGATGAACGTCTACACGCACCCCGAGCGGATTATTCGCCAATAG
- a CDS encoding DUF2294 domain-containing protein, with product MNRYEAEFSNLVKAYRKRHMGKGPSRIVTTFCKNWAICEMEGNLSSVEKFMVSAQDGKSMVRDARTLWVKEIYRKHPPVEMEALLGAKFLDLYLDIDVDKDFGMSIFVFDSDLQSKFGSA from the coding sequence ATGAACCGATACGAAGCCGAATTCAGCAATCTTGTCAAAGCCTACCGGAAACGGCACATGGGCAAAGGGCCTAGCCGGATCGTCACGACGTTCTGCAAAAACTGGGCAATCTGCGAGATGGAAGGCAACCTGTCTTCAGTCGAGAAATTCATGGTTTCCGCGCAAGACGGGAAAAGCATGGTTCGCGATGCACGTACTTTGTGGGTAAAAGAAATTTACCGTAAACACCCGCCCGTTGAAATGGAAGCGCTGTTAGGCGCGAAATTTCTCGATCTGTATCTCGATATCGACGTGGACAAAGACTTCGGAATGTCGATCTTCGTGTTCGACTCGGATTTGCAAAGCAAGTTCGGCTCCGCCTAG
- a CDS encoding cache domain-containing sensor histidine kinase, with the protein MFGHWNRMSRSFFGRLQWKLFVFFLILTVIPAILIGYVLYNNAYKAIEEKTGLYSEQIMVQSAGRLDALLTGIEDISLQMVSAVDIQQLIKEISENDDVATEAKSAAKLKMKLGQILSSKREIVGAQVLMAEKDLAITSGETMVSADYKLSNEYTQAMSRPEPVYWRGTIRNQSPSMLYEYLTTLTRKIYDPSSGMVMGTLVLGTKEFALADTFSYIDLGPNGFVFIMDKEGKVVSHLSKKKLTKPAEYSFVPQIVHSGEGDNRIFSSDLDGQKFMITYAKSTATGWYVVSAIPYSYLMERIVSVGKFAIQLDVVLFLLAILISLLISISISRPVQRLVAAMGKVEGGDLKVFVNLKSNNEIGVLGNSFNRMLKRINQLIDRVYEAEILQKDAEIKALQSQINPHFLYNTLSVIDSIATVKQEKEISAITQMLADIFRYSTNGNDVATIEEEVGQLQRYLHIQKTRYGEDLRWQFIIDPNVRECKIVKLLLQPIVENSVIHGIRKAGTIKVIILPSGDNLSIAVEDNGSGMTEEELTALIERLETSSNRLRSKTDGGSHIGLANVCHRIKSFYGEAFGLTIVSSEGLGTKVTITIPIVREAEQNDER; encoded by the coding sequence GTGTTCGGTCATTGGAACCGCATGTCCCGCTCGTTCTTCGGGCGATTGCAGTGGAAGCTTTTCGTCTTTTTCCTGATTCTGACCGTCATTCCGGCGATCTTGATCGGATATGTTCTATACAACAACGCTTATAAAGCCATTGAAGAGAAAACCGGACTTTATTCGGAGCAGATCATGGTTCAGTCGGCTGGGCGGCTAGACGCTTTGCTTACGGGAATCGAGGATATTAGCCTCCAAATGGTGTCCGCGGTCGATATTCAGCAGCTCATCAAGGAAATATCCGAGAATGACGACGTCGCTACGGAAGCTAAGTCGGCCGCCAAACTGAAGATGAAGCTAGGTCAAATCCTAAGCTCGAAGCGCGAGATCGTGGGAGCGCAGGTTCTGATGGCGGAAAAGGATTTGGCGATAACGTCGGGAGAAACGATGGTGTCCGCCGATTACAAGTTGTCGAATGAATATACGCAGGCGATGAGCAGACCCGAACCGGTATATTGGAGGGGAACGATTCGCAATCAAAGTCCCTCGATGCTGTACGAGTATTTAACGACGCTCACGCGCAAAATCTACGATCCTTCCAGCGGCATGGTGATGGGAACTCTCGTGCTGGGAACGAAAGAGTTCGCGCTAGCGGATACGTTCTCCTACATCGATCTAGGTCCTAACGGGTTCGTTTTTATTATGGACAAGGAAGGCAAGGTCGTCTCCCATCTGAGCAAGAAGAAGCTGACGAAACCGGCGGAATATTCGTTCGTCCCGCAGATCGTCCATTCCGGCGAAGGCGACAACCGTATATTCTCCTCGGATTTGGACGGGCAGAAATTCATGATCACGTACGCCAAGTCGACTGCGACCGGATGGTATGTCGTCAGCGCAATCCCGTATTCGTATCTGATGGAAAGGATCGTCTCCGTAGGGAAGTTCGCTATCCAACTGGACGTTGTCCTGTTCTTATTGGCGATTCTGATCTCCTTGTTAATCTCCATCAGCATCTCGAGACCGGTGCAAAGACTCGTCGCGGCGATGGGCAAGGTCGAAGGCGGAGATCTGAAAGTATTCGTCAATCTGAAGAGCAACAATGAGATCGGAGTGCTCGGCAATAGCTTCAATCGGATGCTCAAACGGATCAACCAGTTGATCGATAGAGTCTACGAGGCGGAGATTTTGCAGAAAGACGCCGAAATCAAGGCGCTGCAATCGCAGATCAATCCCCACTTTCTGTACAATACGTTATCCGTTATCGACAGCATCGCGACGGTGAAGCAGGAGAAAGAGATTAGCGCCATCACTCAAATGCTAGCGGATATATTCCGATACAGCACGAACGGCAACGACGTGGCCACGATCGAGGAAGAAGTCGGTCAATTGCAGCGCTACTTGCATATTCAGAAGACCAGGTACGGAGAAGATTTGCGTTGGCAATTTATCATCGACCCGAACGTCCGCGAATGCAAGATCGTGAAGCTATTGCTTCAACCCATCGTGGAAAACTCCGTCATACACGGCATCCGCAAAGCCGGTACGATCAAAGTCATCATTCTGCCAAGCGGGGACAATCTATCGATCGCGGTGGAAGATAACGGTTCCGGGATGACGGAAGAGGAGCTGACGGCGTTAATCGAAAGGTTGGAAACATCGTCAAACCGTCTTCGCAGCAAAACCGACGGGGGCTCGCACATCGGGCTCGCGAACGTTTGTCACCGAATTAAGAGCTTCTACGGAGAAGCGTTCGGGTTAACGATCGTAAGCTCGGAGGGATTAGGGACGAAGGTGACGATCACGATTCCTATCGTGCGAGAGGCAGAGCAAAACGATGAACGATGA
- a CDS encoding ABC transporter substrate-binding protein — translation MKRSLSIVLCIMLSLVLILAACGKNNESKPASGSSASDSQEKSKEIKPIVVGVSNGYIGNGWRTQMTEAIETLAEEYKQKGWIEKITIQHAGVDVNNQIAQIRNMINAKVDLLLIDANSETALNPVIEEAVKKGITVITFDQPVTTKKSLNVVIDQQQFGRNLAEWFVNELGGKGDIVIVSGLPGHPANVNRLIGMKEVLAKHPDIKVLTEVNGNWDEANAQQVTSNLIASYPKIDGVLTQDGMALGVVNAFQAANKKLPVITGENNVAFLKKWKELKDSEGFNTYGLNNPPGIGATALGIGVRMLQGKENKLPMTDNTYIYPIGTHIKNDNLEAELGKVSDKPDTYTLDEKLSEEQLNSFFE, via the coding sequence ATGAAAAGAAGTTTATCCATCGTACTGTGCATCATGCTTTCATTGGTTCTGATTTTGGCGGCCTGCGGTAAAAACAACGAAAGCAAGCCGGCCTCGGGCAGCAGCGCAAGCGACTCTCAAGAGAAATCCAAAGAGATTAAACCGATCGTCGTCGGGGTGAGCAACGGATATATCGGCAACGGTTGGAGAACGCAAATGACGGAAGCGATCGAGACGCTCGCGGAAGAATACAAACAAAAGGGTTGGATCGAGAAGATTACTATCCAGCACGCCGGAGTCGACGTGAACAACCAAATCGCGCAAATCCGCAACATGATCAACGCCAAAGTCGATTTGTTGCTTATCGATGCCAATTCTGAAACCGCTCTCAATCCGGTAATCGAAGAAGCGGTCAAGAAAGGGATTACCGTCATTACGTTCGACCAACCGGTAACGACCAAGAAATCGCTCAACGTCGTCATCGACCAGCAGCAGTTCGGAAGAAACCTTGCCGAGTGGTTCGTGAACGAATTGGGCGGCAAAGGCGATATCGTCATCGTAAGCGGCTTGCCTGGCCATCCGGCGAACGTTAACCGCTTGATCGGGATGAAAGAAGTGCTGGCGAAACATCCGGACATCAAAGTGCTGACCGAAGTTAACGGAAACTGGGACGAAGCGAACGCGCAGCAAGTGACTTCCAACCTGATCGCTTCCTATCCGAAAATCGACGGCGTGCTTACCCAAGACGGTATGGCGCTTGGCGTAGTGAACGCGTTCCAAGCGGCGAATAAGAAACTTCCCGTCATTACCGGCGAGAACAACGTCGCTTTCCTTAAGAAGTGGAAGGAATTGAAGGACAGCGAAGGATTCAACACCTATGGACTGAATAACCCTCCGGGAATCGGCGCGACCGCGCTCGGAATCGGCGTCAGAATGCTTCAAGGCAAGGAAAACAAACTGCCTATGACGGATAACACTTACATCTATCCGATCGGCACGCACATCAAGAACGACAACCTCGAAGCCGAGCTGGGCAAAGTATCCGACAAGCCGGATACGTACACGCTTGACGAGAAGCTGTCCGAAGAGCAGTTGAATTCTTTTTTTGAATAA
- a CDS encoding response regulator: MLLNVMIVDDEAPIRSGIKMKVDWEELGMQVAAEASDGAEALELIERGDIDLVITDITMPVMDGLNLIRKATEINDNVKFIIISGYSEFEYARTAMKYGISEYLLKPLKEAEMRASLLAVKEEILASEPAWLKEREKREKLKIKEESLLHWLSDKSSKHVPADVVQEWKQELEANRFLIGVIKTEALDSSADDPERIRNIVLYHEIETACSEHLDHLGDGYVIKNIRPDHEFILLLHPDPANGKDKIVRALTPFAEKLEKRLGIRVTIGIGEAYDQAHAIKASYREAVYAVKERLLLGTGKAIDYSRIPVKSDKPNFNAETKLLTRFLKEKKWDKAKEHIDYLFTNVVRKKQITNHTHVHELFFEVYFMIKQFSQEEAAVHSDYAVAGSVADITDIVTGFSHMDQMVDWLYLYMESACQHLIGGQDATGKEIVYRVQAYIKEFCSSDLTLNMVSEKYHINPIYFSRIFKTYTGESFNNYITRIRMEEAKHLLETTSLRQQEISEIVGYEDPKYFSKVFKKFFGISPSQYTENRSPEMTSGKP; this comes from the coding sequence ATGCTATTAAACGTGATGATCGTGGACGATGAAGCGCCCATACGCAGCGGGATTAAAATGAAGGTCGATTGGGAAGAGCTCGGCATGCAGGTCGCCGCGGAAGCGAGCGACGGAGCCGAGGCGCTGGAGTTGATCGAGAGGGGGGATATCGATCTGGTCATTACGGATATTACGATGCCCGTCATGGACGGGTTGAACCTGATCCGGAAAGCGACGGAAATCAACGACAACGTTAAATTCATTATCATAAGCGGCTACAGCGAGTTCGAATACGCGCGTACGGCGATGAAATACGGGATATCGGAATATTTGCTCAAGCCTTTGAAAGAAGCGGAGATGAGGGCGTCCCTCCTTGCCGTCAAAGAAGAAATACTAGCTTCCGAGCCTGCATGGCTGAAGGAACGGGAGAAAAGGGAGAAGCTTAAGATCAAGGAGGAATCCTTGCTTCATTGGCTATCGGACAAGAGCTCCAAGCACGTTCCGGCCGACGTCGTGCAAGAGTGGAAGCAGGAGCTTGAAGCGAATCGTTTCCTCATCGGAGTGATCAAGACGGAAGCATTGGATTCATCCGCGGACGATCCCGAGAGAATCCGCAATATCGTCCTCTATCACGAGATAGAAACGGCATGCAGCGAGCACTTGGATCATCTGGGAGACGGCTACGTCATCAAGAACATTCGGCCCGATCATGAATTCATCCTGCTGCTCCATCCCGATCCCGCGAACGGCAAAGACAAAATCGTACGAGCGTTAACCCCATTCGCGGAAAAGCTGGAGAAGAGGCTCGGCATCCGGGTTACGATCGGAATCGGCGAGGCTTACGATCAGGCGCATGCGATCAAAGCTTCTTACCGCGAAGCGGTATACGCCGTGAAGGAAAGGCTATTGCTCGGAACGGGCAAAGCGATCGACTATTCGCGAATCCCGGTTAAGAGCGATAAACCGAATTTCAACGCGGAGACGAAACTTCTGACGCGATTTCTGAAGGAAAAGAAGTGGGATAAGGCCAAAGAGCACATCGATTATTTGTTTACGAACGTCGTCCGCAAGAAACAGATTACCAACCACACCCATGTTCACGAGCTGTTTTTCGAGGTTTATTTTATGATCAAACAGTTCTCCCAAGAAGAAGCCGCCGTTCATTCCGATTACGCGGTTGCGGGTTCGGTTGCGGATATCACGGATATCGTAACGGGATTCAGTCATATGGATCAGATGGTGGATTGGCTGTATCTGTACATGGAGAGCGCTTGCCAACATCTGATCGGGGGACAAGACGCTACGGGCAAAGAAATCGTATATCGCGTCCAAGCTTATATTAAAGAGTTCTGCAGCTCGGATTTAACGTTGAACATGGTGTCCGAGAAGTATCATATCAATCCGATTTATTTCAGCAGAATTTTCAAAACCTACACCGGAGAAAGCTTCAACAACTATATTACGAGAATCAGGATGGAGGAAGCGAAACATTTGCTGGAGACGACTTCTTTGAGACAGCAGGAAATATCGGAGATCGTCGGTTACGAGGATCCGAAATATTTCAGCAAGGTGTTCAAGAAATTTTTCGGCATCAGCCCGAGCCAATATACCGAAAATCGGTCACCTGAAATGACTTCGGGTAAGCCGTAA
- a CDS encoding FdhF/YdeP family oxidoreductase translates to MGTTKHSGRIKLPGRPDSKLWVSKVPFGLGKIKPKHIRDTMKVMWTNRDNLPYAYRILTQGVCDGCALGVSGLYDQTLTGPHLCTTRLNVLRLNTMPAIKSEVLHSDIDELRKMDSTRLRDLGRIPYPMVRGKGDCSFRRATWDEALDRIASKIRGIDPKQLAFYLTARGITNESYYAAAKAARYIGTNNIDNASRICHSPSKTALKRSLGIGASSCNYKDWIGTDVLVFWGSVAANNQPVSTKYMYAAKRKGTKIIVINPYREPAMEGYWIPSIPESALFGTKLADDFYQVNIGGDIAFMNGIMKAWFEMEAVAPGSAIDHDFVNAHAVGYEYLQAHVGRQDWETLERSSGLSRDRIEEFARLLASSRSGVFVWSMGLTQHRFGTDNISQVANLALLRGFLGREHCGVMPIRGHSGVQGSGEMGADPFSLPGGEFYGKDIERIEQLWGFELPKWQGDIVGVSLENALLPDDHERKLKLFYTSGGNFLETMPEPEFVRSCLENVELRVHQDIVLNTSTLADALEEVWVLPAMTRYEQPGGGTSTSTERMVYFSPEIAGPRIGEARPEWAIYAELAARVKPENSQAIAFNNTAHIREEIAKASPNYDGIQHLSKQGDVFQWGGAWLCEEGVCPTKDGKGRLLPIELPELRKPEGQFYATTRRGKQFNSMVYGETDPFNGAERYDVLIESGDAGKLGIREGDAVVAYNRYGVFHGRAKFEDIAAGNIELYWPEGNVVLPKGVYEPHAGIPEYNAAVVVEKAETYHALKDTRYVEKRIEELELDLPG, encoded by the coding sequence ATGGGAACAACGAAACATTCCGGCAGAATCAAGCTGCCCGGACGGCCCGATTCGAAGTTATGGGTAAGCAAAGTGCCGTTCGGACTCGGCAAGATCAAGCCGAAACATATTCGCGATACGATGAAAGTGATGTGGACCAATCGAGATAATCTGCCTTATGCTTATCGGATTTTGACGCAGGGAGTGTGCGACGGATGCGCGCTCGGCGTCTCCGGTTTGTACGACCAGACGCTGACGGGGCCGCATCTGTGCACGACGAGGTTGAACGTGTTGCGGCTGAACACGATGCCCGCGATCAAATCGGAAGTGCTGCATTCGGATATTGACGAACTGCGCAAGATGGACAGCACCCGGCTTCGGGATCTAGGACGGATACCCTATCCTATGGTTCGGGGCAAAGGAGATTGTTCGTTCCGGCGAGCGACTTGGGATGAGGCGCTTGACCGAATCGCGTCGAAAATCCGGGGCATCGATCCGAAGCAGCTCGCTTTCTATCTTACTGCCCGAGGCATTACGAACGAATCTTATTACGCCGCGGCGAAAGCGGCCCGTTATATCGGAACGAACAATATCGATAACGCATCGCGAATTTGCCACTCCCCTTCCAAGACCGCGCTTAAACGCTCGCTCGGAATCGGCGCTTCGAGTTGCAATTACAAGGATTGGATCGGTACCGACGTTCTTGTGTTCTGGGGCAGCGTAGCCGCCAACAATCAGCCGGTGTCCACGAAATACATGTACGCGGCCAAACGCAAAGGGACGAAAATCATCGTCATCAATCCTTACCGCGAACCCGCGATGGAAGGCTATTGGATTCCTTCCATTCCGGAATCCGCTCTGTTCGGGACTAAACTCGCCGACGACTTCTACCAGGTCAATATCGGCGGGGACATCGCCTTCATGAACGGAATTATGAAGGCATGGTTTGAAATGGAGGCCGTCGCGCCAGGTTCCGCGATCGACCATGATTTCGTTAACGCGCACGCCGTAGGGTACGAGTATCTGCAAGCGCATGTAGGCCGTCAGGACTGGGAGACGTTGGAACGTTCCTCCGGCTTGTCCCGCGATCGCATCGAGGAGTTCGCCCGGTTGCTTGCAAGCTCGCGGTCCGGGGTGTTCGTCTGGAGCATGGGACTTACGCAACATCGCTTCGGAACGGACAACATTTCGCAAGTCGCGAATTTGGCGTTGCTTCGAGGCTTCCTAGGACGCGAACACTGCGGGGTCATGCCGATCCGCGGACATAGCGGAGTTCAGGGCTCCGGCGAGATGGGGGCCGATCCGTTCAGCTTGCCGGGCGGAGAGTTTTACGGCAAAGACATCGAGCGGATCGAACAATTATGGGGGTTCGAGCTTCCGAAATGGCAAGGGGATATCGTCGGCGTATCGCTTGAGAACGCCTTGCTTCCCGACGATCACGAGCGCAAGCTGAAACTGTTCTACACGTCGGGCGGTAATTTTCTGGAGACGATGCCTGAGCCGGAATTCGTTCGAAGCTGCTTGGAAAACGTCGAACTCCGCGTCCATCAAGACATTGTGTTAAACACTTCGACATTGGCAGATGCCCTGGAAGAGGTTTGGGTACTTCCCGCCATGACGCGCTATGAACAGCCGGGCGGCGGAACATCCACTTCCACGGAACGAATGGTTTACTTCTCCCCGGAGATCGCCGGCCCGCGAATCGGCGAAGCGAGACCGGAGTGGGCCATCTATGCCGAGCTGGCCGCCCGTGTTAAACCGGAGAATAGCCAAGCGATCGCGTTCAACAACACGGCGCATATCCGGGAGGAAATTGCCAAGGCTTCTCCTAATTACGACGGCATTCAACATCTCTCCAAGCAGGGAGACGTATTTCAATGGGGCGGCGCATGGCTGTGCGAGGAAGGAGTTTGTCCGACGAAGGACGGCAAAGGCCGTTTGCTCCCGATCGAGCTTCCCGAGCTCCGCAAGCCGGAAGGCCAGTTCTACGCGACGACCCGCCGCGGCAAGCAATTTAATTCGATGGTGTACGGCGAGACCGACCCATTCAACGGGGCAGAACGTTACGACGTGCTGATCGAATCGGGAGACGCCGGAAAGCTGGGCATCCGCGAGGGCGATGCCGTTGTCGCCTACAATCGCTATGGCGTTTTCCACGGAAGGGCGAAATTCGAAGATATTGCCGCGGGTAACATCGAGCTTTATTGGCCGGAAGGAAACGTGGTGTTGCCTAAAGGCGTGTATGAACCTCATGCGGGCATACCGGAATATAACGCTGCCGTCGTCGTGGAGAAAGCGGAAACTTACCATGCGTTGAAGGATACCCGTTATGTCGAGAAGCGCATCGAGGAGTTGGAGCTTGATCTGCCGGGGTGA
- a CDS encoding sugar ABC transporter ATP-binding protein: MQLLEAKSLRKSYGGVMALRDGNLICKQGKVCGLLGANGSGKSTFSKMISGVVKPDGGEIWFNGERLSVANPQEAKKHGIIMVHQHLSLVPELAIWENMTLGSEPEGRMGFMNDHQSQRIAQTYLSKFAPELSIHEKVKDLSLAQKQFVEIAKAISQKPKLLILDEPTAPLEQSEVEKLFAVIRELKALHTSIIFISHRLWEIKSICDYVVVFRNGETVGAIDFETEAKDENLIVSMISGKEHEHAKDNAPRNAKQTETMLEVRELALRKSKDRVSFDIKKGEIVGLGGLQGQGQEQLLLVLSGLIQPEGGQIALNGKKLKLRHPKHAVREGMVLVPGDRHKEGLFLQHDVLLNLIYPQFATKKTKFFLNMKKLKAEADEVIRQVNIVPNDPGKVVQFLSGGNQQKVVVGKWLPLSPKVLLLSDPAKGVDVGAKKELYDTVRKLADQGTSVLLYASDHEELMNICDRVFILFEDQIVEQLLPSDYSEQRFVSASLRSAKSAVN, from the coding sequence ATGCAATTACTCGAAGCGAAATCGTTGCGCAAATCCTACGGCGGGGTCATGGCACTTCGCGACGGAAATCTGATCTGCAAGCAAGGCAAAGTATGCGGACTCCTCGGGGCTAACGGTTCCGGGAAGTCGACTTTCTCTAAAATGATCTCGGGAGTCGTAAAGCCGGATGGCGGAGAAATTTGGTTCAACGGCGAGCGACTCAGCGTTGCGAACCCGCAAGAAGCCAAGAAACACGGTATCATTATGGTTCATCAGCATCTGAGTCTCGTTCCCGAGCTGGCGATCTGGGAAAATATGACGCTAGGCTCGGAGCCGGAAGGCCGAATGGGCTTTATGAACGATCATCAGTCGCAGCGGATCGCGCAGACGTACCTGTCGAAATTCGCGCCCGAGCTGTCCATTCATGAGAAGGTGAAGGATCTTTCGCTCGCGCAAAAACAATTCGTGGAAATCGCCAAAGCCATTTCCCAGAAACCTAAGCTGCTCATCCTCGACGAGCCGACGGCTCCCTTGGAGCAATCCGAAGTAGAGAAGCTGTTCGCGGTCATTCGGGAATTAAAGGCTCTTCATACGTCGATCATCTTTATCTCCCATCGGTTGTGGGAAATCAAAAGCATTTGCGATTACGTCGTTGTTTTCCGGAACGGGGAAACCGTCGGAGCCATCGATTTCGAAACCGAGGCAAAGGACGAGAACCTTATCGTCTCGATGATATCGGGCAAGGAGCATGAGCATGCGAAGGACAACGCCCCGAGAAACGCCAAACAGACGGAAACGATGCTCGAAGTCCGGGAGCTCGCGCTCCGCAAATCCAAGGATCGGGTGAGCTTTGATATAAAGAAAGGCGAGATCGTCGGACTCGGAGGGCTACAAGGACAAGGGCAGGAGCAATTGCTGCTCGTACTGTCCGGATTAATTCAGCCTGAAGGCGGGCAGATCGCCTTGAACGGGAAGAAGCTGAAGCTGCGGCATCCTAAACACGCCGTGAGGGAAGGGATGGTTCTCGTTCCGGGAGACCGGCATAAGGAAGGGTTATTCCTGCAACACGACGTCCTGCTAAATCTGATTTATCCGCAATTCGCGACGAAGAAAACGAAGTTTTTCCTGAATATGAAGAAGTTGAAGGCCGAAGCGGACGAGGTCATTCGCCAAGTGAATATCGTTCCGAACGATCCGGGCAAAGTGGTGCAATTCTTAAGCGGAGGCAATCAACAGAAGGTTGTCGTAGGGAAGTGGCTGCCTCTATCTCCTAAAGTGCTGTTGCTCAGCGATCCGGCTAAGGGAGTCGACGTCGGCGCCAAGAAGGAACTGTACGATACCGTAAGGAAGCTGGCCGATCAAGGAACTTCCGTGCTGCTATACGCAAGCGATCATGAAGAGCTGATGAATATTTGCGATCGGGTATTTATCCTATTCGAAGACCAGATCGTGGAACAACTGTTGCCTTCCGATTACAGCGAACAACGTTTCGTGTCCGCATCCCTGCGATCCGCGAAGAGCGCAGTAAACTAG